Proteins co-encoded in one Thermomicrobiales bacterium genomic window:
- a CDS encoding ABC transporter permease → MFLALREIRHAKLRFALITGVIVMVSSLVFILSGLANGLSAGNTAAIDAMPIDGMVISNGSDYLLDRSSVGADKARGIASIAGIETAEPLGVSSASIRKQGETKLLGVSFFGVVPGGVLEPRIQKGNRLGAQAHGVVIDESLVDDGIRLGDTFTTEPDGVELTVVGITTGQTYRLAPVVFMPLDLWQQIQPIRQGTTQDDVTAIVVRGSSQAIATIPETVPNTMVGSINQIANHIPGESEQNATLLLIQVFLVVIAAGIIAAFFYIITLQKMPELGVMKAIGTGTGYLARTLITQVLALAVVGVLIGISIADTLALIIGNAVPYSITTQRMALFGGVLLLVAVSGTALSLARIARVDPLDAINKAG, encoded by the coding sequence GTGTTCCTTGCGCTCCGTGAGATTCGGCACGCCAAGTTGCGGTTCGCGTTAATCACTGGCGTCATCGTTATGGTATCGAGTCTCGTCTTTATTCTCTCCGGACTTGCCAACGGTCTCAGCGCCGGCAATACCGCCGCGATAGATGCGATGCCGATCGATGGGATGGTCATTAGCAACGGGAGTGATTATCTCCTGGATCGCTCTTCCGTCGGGGCCGACAAAGCTCGTGGGATTGCATCCATTGCTGGGATTGAGACTGCAGAGCCGCTCGGCGTGTCATCAGCGAGCATCAGGAAGCAAGGCGAGACAAAGCTCCTGGGGGTCTCATTCTTTGGCGTCGTCCCCGGTGGCGTGCTGGAGCCCCGAATTCAGAAGGGGAATCGCCTCGGCGCGCAAGCGCATGGCGTGGTCATCGACGAGTCGCTCGTCGACGACGGCATCCGTCTGGGTGACACGTTCACTACCGAGCCAGATGGCGTTGAGCTAACCGTGGTGGGGATCACGACTGGCCAGACCTATCGCCTGGCGCCGGTCGTCTTCATGCCACTCGATCTCTGGCAGCAGATCCAGCCAATCCGGCAGGGCACAACGCAGGACGACGTAACGGCCATCGTAGTCCGCGGGTCATCACAAGCGATCGCGACTATCCCCGAAACTGTGCCGAATACGATGGTCGGCAGCATCAATCAAATCGCCAACCATATCCCGGGAGAGTCGGAGCAAAACGCCACGTTGCTGCTCATCCAGGTCTTCCTGGTGGTTATCGCAGCCGGAATCATCGCCGCGTTCTTCTACATCATCACGTTGCAAAAGATGCCAGAGCTGGGCGTGATGAAGGCGATCGGCACCGGCACTGGTTATCTCGCGCGCACGCTTATCACGCAAGTCCTTGCGCTGGCGGTAGTTGGAGTGCTCATCGGGATCTCGATCGCAGACACGCTCGCGCTCATCATTGGCAACGCGGTCCCGTACAGCATCACCACGCAGCGTATGGCCCTGTTCGGCGGCGTCCTGCTGCTCGTCGCGGTCAGTGGCACGGCACTATCGCTCGCGCGGATCGCGCGGGTCGACCCACTGGACGCGATCAACAAGGCTGGGTAA
- a CDS encoding PadR family transcriptional regulator codes for MDERDPRMVRDTAIWDERALLLLGVLMTQNQHGYQINEFIENTLCHVATMKKPTAYALLSRLESAGFIEVHSEQAGNRPPRKVYTITPVGRDLFRDLLRANLSAADESTYAGDIGLVLINFLDRNEAVACLRQRLSRLDALLAPNPDVAAHGDKLNLGIALDHLTAMRHADRDWLVATIARLEREESMPAMEESGSLTR; via the coding sequence ATGGACGAGCGTGATCCGAGGATGGTCCGCGACACGGCGATCTGGGACGAGCGCGCCCTGCTGCTGCTCGGCGTCTTGATGACGCAGAATCAGCACGGGTATCAAATCAACGAGTTCATCGAAAACACGCTCTGTCATGTAGCTACCATGAAAAAGCCAACGGCCTACGCGCTCCTGTCCCGTTTGGAATCTGCCGGGTTCATCGAGGTCCACAGTGAGCAAGCCGGCAATCGCCCACCGCGGAAGGTCTATACGATCACGCCGGTTGGCCGCGACCTCTTTCGTGATCTGCTTCGAGCAAACCTGTCCGCCGCGGACGAGTCGACCTACGCCGGAGATATCGGTCTTGTGCTCATCAATTTCCTCGATCGTAACGAAGCGGTCGCCTGCTTACGCCAGCGCTTGTCGCGACTCGACGCTCTGTTGGCGCCGAATCCGGACGTGGCTGCCCACGGAGACAAGCTCAATCTTGGCATCGCACTCGACCACCTGACGGCCATGCGCCACGCCGACCGCGACTGGCTCGTGGCAACGATCGCTCGGCTGGAGCGCGAAGAATCAATGCCGGCGATGGAAGAGTCGGGCTCACTAACGCGCTGA
- a CDS encoding ABC transporter ATP-binding protein, whose amino-acid sequence MTTNILELTSIDKHFGDGDSRVDALQGINLTVGIGELVALIGPSGSGKSTLLSIAGALLTPTNGEVLLDGANITQRSSAERTQLRLAKYGFIFQGSNLISYLTGREQMLFIAHLIGLPGAEAERRADRLLHDLGMTDRAGHYPEELSGGQRQRIAIARSLMNDPRIILADEPTASLDSVRGRQVVEMLAKEVHEREKGGILVTHDERLIDLCDRVVRITDGLLHEDETVGAARAVAV is encoded by the coding sequence ATGACGACGAACATCCTTGAGCTGACGAGCATCGACAAGCACTTCGGTGATGGTGACTCCCGCGTTGATGCGCTCCAGGGCATCAATCTGACGGTCGGAATCGGCGAGCTGGTGGCGCTCATTGGCCCTTCGGGATCGGGCAAGTCGACGCTGTTGTCGATTGCGGGCGCACTCCTGACGCCAACGAACGGGGAGGTTCTCCTCGATGGCGCCAACATCACGCAACGTTCATCGGCGGAACGAACGCAGCTGCGGCTGGCGAAGTATGGGTTCATCTTCCAGGGGTCGAACCTGATTTCCTACCTGACCGGGCGGGAGCAGATGCTCTTCATCGCGCACCTCATCGGCTTACCTGGTGCGGAGGCAGAGCGGCGCGCCGACCGCCTGCTGCACGACCTTGGCATGACGGATCGTGCTGGCCACTACCCCGAAGAACTCTCGGGCGGGCAGCGCCAACGCATCGCCATCGCGCGGTCGCTGATGAATGATCCGCGCATCATTCTGGCCGACGAGCCGACCGCCAGCCTCGACTCAGTTCGCGGGCGACAGGTCGTGGAGATGCTGGCGAAGGAGGTCCACGAGCGTGAGAAGGGCGGCATCCTTGTCACGCACGACGAGCGGCTGATCGACCTGTGTGACCGTGTCGTGCGCATCACCGACGGATTGCTCCACGAGGATGAGACGGTGGGCGCGGCGCGGGCCGTGGCTGTCTGA
- a CDS encoding VWA domain-containing protein produces MTEADRATAPRYRYRAWDDTQSVPAILPADLLAALADDLLSGSIDQALDKALHRGVASGDLEALGLDELRELLRRQRRELLDAIAADPELQRLVDQLQQGGAQSLDADLSRLLDALTANAATSARMISGLDADQRFPLDAALRERLADAGRHLDSDDINLSMGGASQGLLTQIAHLSALDDLEKQVRSVRRVDDVDLIDEQLVRHALGDRAADGFTRLAVSLQTFSDSGYLRGKPGKRQLSARAIRLISVELLARTLERISAHRSGDRAARGVAGQHDLTGASRPYEFGDALTLDLGATVMSAVRRGGGSPVRLRADDFTVFEREESSRAATMLAIDLSRSMGERGYLLAAKQLALGLTSLVRQRYPRDELLLAGFSDTARQLQLSELPALGWDRYGMGTNIQDALRLARTALATHRGMQRTLILLTDGEPTAHRDLEGRVHFHQPPGPEALTATYAEAHRLRRDGIDLVVCVLSRHFQVVRFAEELAHRAGGDLIVTSPDDLAEALTLRFGRRR; encoded by the coding sequence GTGACCGAGGCAGACCGCGCCACCGCGCCGCGATATCGATACCGTGCCTGGGATGACACTCAGTCCGTCCCCGCGATCTTGCCCGCCGACCTTCTCGCCGCCCTCGCCGATGATCTGCTCTCCGGCAGCATCGACCAGGCGCTCGACAAGGCGCTCCACCGCGGCGTCGCGTCGGGCGACCTGGAGGCGCTCGGCCTCGACGAACTCCGCGAGCTGCTACGCCGCCAGCGCCGCGAGCTCCTCGACGCGATCGCTGCCGATCCCGAGCTCCAACGCCTCGTCGACCAGCTCCAGCAGGGCGGCGCGCAATCGCTCGACGCCGACCTCAGCCGTCTGCTCGACGCCCTCACTGCCAACGCCGCCACCTCCGCCCGGATGATCTCCGGCCTCGACGCCGACCAGCGCTTCCCGCTCGACGCCGCCCTCCGCGAGCGTCTCGCCGACGCCGGCCGGCACCTCGACTCCGACGACATCAACCTCTCGATGGGCGGCGCCAGCCAGGGTTTGCTGACGCAGATTGCCCATCTCAGCGCCCTCGACGACCTTGAGAAGCAGGTGCGAAGCGTTCGGCGCGTCGATGATGTCGATCTGATCGACGAACAGCTCGTCCGTCACGCCCTCGGTGACCGCGCAGCCGATGGATTCACCCGCCTCGCCGTGAGTCTCCAGACGTTCTCCGACTCCGGCTATCTGCGTGGCAAACCCGGCAAGCGCCAGCTCTCCGCACGCGCCATCAGACTCATCAGCGTCGAGCTGCTGGCCCGCACGCTCGAACGGATCAGCGCGCACCGCTCCGGAGATCGCGCCGCGCGTGGCGTCGCCGGCCAGCACGACCTCACCGGCGCCAGCCGTCCGTACGAATTCGGCGACGCCCTCACCCTCGACCTCGGCGCCACCGTCATGAGCGCCGTGCGACGTGGCGGCGGCTCGCCCGTCCGCCTCCGCGCCGACGACTTCACCGTCTTCGAGCGCGAAGAATCCTCGCGCGCCGCAACGATGCTGGCCATCGACCTCAGCCGCTCGATGGGGGAGCGTGGCTATCTCCTCGCCGCCAAACAGCTCGCCCTCGGCCTGACCAGCCTCGTCCGGCAGCGCTACCCGCGTGACGAGCTCCTGCTGGCCGGCTTCTCCGACACCGCCCGCCAGCTTCAGCTCTCCGAGCTTCCCGCCCTCGGCTGGGACCGTTACGGCATGGGCACGAACATCCAGGACGCCTTGCGCCTCGCCCGCACCGCCCTCGCCACCCACCGCGGCATGCAGCGCACCCTGATCTTGCTCACCGACGGCGAGCCAACCGCCCATCGCGACCTCGAAGGCCGCGTCCACTTCCACCAGCCGCCCGGCCCAGAGGCGCTCACTGCGACCTACGCCGAGGCGCACCGCCTGCGGCGCGATGGCATCGACCTTGTCGTCTGCGTCCTCTCGCGTCACTTCCAGGTCGTCCGCTTCGCCGAAGAGCTCGCGCACCGGGCCGGCGGCGACCTCATCGTCACCTCGCCCGACGATCTCGCCGAAGCCCTCACCCTCCGCTTCGGCCGCCGCCGCTGA